The following are encoded together in the Neomonachus schauinslandi chromosome 15, ASM220157v2, whole genome shotgun sequence genome:
- the LOC110581843 gene encoding histone H3.3A: MARTKQTARKSTGGKAPRKQLATKAARKSAPSTGGVKKPHRYRPGTVALREIRRYQKSTELLIRKLPFQRLVREIAQDFKTDLRFQSAAIGALQEASEAYLVGLFEDTNLCAIHAKRVTIMPKDIQLARRIRGERA; the protein is encoded by the exons ATGGCTCGAACCAAGCAGACTGCCCGTAAATCCACGGGTGGGAAAGCGCCACGCAAACAGCTGGCCACTAAAGCCGCCCGGAAAAGCGCCCCTTCTACCGGTGGGGTGAAAAAACCTCATCGCTACAG GCCCGGGACCGTAGCGCTTCGGGAGATCCGTCGTTACCAGAAATCCACCGAGCTTCTGATCCGGAAGCTGCCTTTCCAGAGGTTGGTGAGGGAGATCGCCCAAGATTTCAAAACTGATCTGAGGTTTCAGAGCGCCGCCATTGGCGCGCTTCAG GAGGCCAGTGAAGCGTACCTGGTGGGTTTATTTGAAGATACTAATCTGTGTGCCATCCACGCTAAGAGAGTCACCATCATGCCCAAAGACATCCAGTTGGCTCGCCGGATACGGGGAGAGAGAGCTTAA